A window of Longispora fulva contains these coding sequences:
- a CDS encoding FABP family protein, whose product METPPWLNAPPVEEYPYEETHDLRVGPDLHPGLLALLPYVGVWRGRGQGGYPDIEDFQFAQEIRFSHDGRPFLSYESRTWLLDEDSKPIRPAAREVGWWRPVLNDGQATDDVEVLLTMPTGFLELYIGKVSGLKVEMSTDAVVRTVTAKEVTGGHRLYGIVEGALLYAYDMAAVGQPLQPHLSARLLRVAG is encoded by the coding sequence ATGGAAACGCCTCCGTGGCTCAACGCGCCGCCGGTCGAGGAGTACCCGTATGAGGAGACCCACGACCTGCGCGTCGGGCCGGATCTGCACCCGGGTCTGCTCGCGCTGCTGCCGTACGTGGGCGTGTGGCGCGGCCGGGGCCAGGGCGGCTACCCGGACATCGAGGACTTCCAGTTCGCGCAGGAGATCCGGTTCAGCCACGACGGCCGGCCGTTCCTGTCGTACGAGTCGCGGACCTGGCTGCTCGACGAGGACAGCAAGCCGATCCGGCCGGCGGCCCGCGAGGTGGGCTGGTGGCGGCCGGTGCTCAACGACGGGCAGGCCACCGACGACGTCGAGGTGCTGCTGACGATGCCGACGGGCTTCCTGGAGCTGTACATCGGCAAGGTGTCGGGGCTGAAGGTGGAGATGTCCACCGACGCCGTGGTGCGGACGGTGACGGCCAAGGAGGTCACCGGGGGGCACCGGCTGTACGGGATCGTGGAGGGCGCGCTGCTGTACGCGTACGACATGGCGGCCGTGGGCCAGCCGCTCCAGCCGCACCTGTCGGCCCGGCTGCTGCGGGTCGCCGGCTAG
- the mtfM gene encoding small membrane protein MtfM: MTEIGFVSLLVAGFGALAGGLGYLALRVARSRW; encoded by the coding sequence GTGACCGAGATCGGGTTTGTCAGCCTGCTGGTGGCGGGCTTCGGCGCGCTGGCCGGTGGCCTGGGCTACCTGGCGTTGCGGGTCGCGAGAAGTCGCTGGTAG
- a CDS encoding Kelch repeat-containing protein gives MLGAGNQLALAAPSTPAAAVGQNSVQNIEGVGAVTGLVYDASTGHVVVGARIEVSGISAVTGADGRYSLNVPAGAQPVDISAYGYAPQSVTVNVVEDGTVTQGFNLVPVPSVAITGKVLDDSGHGYPLYSKVSVVGTPVSTYTNPLTGEYTLSVPKGVKSVISYAPAYPGYTGGSVTLPASDSDVVSNARLKVDPACTAAGYGVHLGAPIINESFDSASAAPSGWSVVDATTQGGWVFNDVKNRGNMTGGSGKFAILDSDAYGSGKHQDSVLLSPVVDLSTATAPILKFNSDYRTFLHDTVDVDVTTDGGATWTNVWHRMAGQSQRGPVTNEVSLAAAAGAAAAQVRFHYVGTYDYWWEVDDVVLQNRSCDPTAGGLVVGNTYDVNTGKPVNGATVTSTDKPAEKATSAATPDDPGADDGFFWLFSTITGPHPFGIVKSGYVSDSVTANVVADGVVCFNSSLKAGRLEIDTANIEMYQSVGANRNTYVTVKNTGSAAVDVTLGEQSGATTPTLAKKGAGVRNVVVAGGVDKGFVAADSKPGTEGITHKPGNLNAALDGSWEDVAAFPTTISDNTALGYQGKIYNLGGNSDGTNTRKLWIYDSATNAWTAGADAPSARSKPQIAIVGGKLYAFGGFGASGNNASVDVYDLATNTWTTAAATNPSPKAAAGSAVLGGKVYLVGGCDGSQCGDTSDVTVYDPAAGTFGTAAAYPHGVAWIDCANLGAKAYCAGGTAASAYTDGYSYDPAADAWTPIANLPIDLWGSGGASANGQFLLLGGITGQSTALTNRGFAYNPADNTWTELPESRVPTARGGGACGSYKVGGWTGPFEPSTGVEKLAGYDQCGASGPGGGDVPWLTETPSQVTLQPGKSVKVLVQLTATPEKGVAQPGDYRAELAANGATPYTAPKVDILMHALPPSNWSKLTGTVTGTSCAGGTGPVGATVQVNGTGTNQFTLKSSVADGKYQYWVPRGKYQIIVAKDGWIPQVKDQSLVAGQVHTVDFNLRPSSPCTMAARVMLQ, from the coding sequence ATGCTGGGCGCCGGCAACCAGCTGGCACTCGCCGCGCCGTCGACCCCGGCCGCGGCGGTCGGCCAGAACAGCGTCCAGAACATCGAGGGCGTCGGCGCCGTCACCGGTCTCGTGTACGACGCGAGCACCGGCCACGTCGTCGTCGGGGCCAGGATCGAGGTCAGCGGCATCTCGGCGGTCACCGGCGCCGACGGCCGCTACTCGCTGAACGTGCCGGCCGGCGCGCAACCGGTGGACATCTCCGCGTACGGATACGCGCCGCAGAGTGTCACCGTCAACGTTGTCGAGGACGGAACTGTCACCCAGGGCTTCAACCTGGTGCCCGTCCCGAGCGTCGCCATCACCGGCAAGGTGCTGGACGACTCGGGCCACGGCTACCCGCTCTACAGCAAGGTGTCGGTCGTCGGCACCCCGGTGAGTACCTACACGAACCCGCTGACCGGCGAGTACACCCTCTCGGTGCCCAAGGGCGTCAAGTCGGTGATCAGCTACGCCCCGGCGTACCCGGGGTACACCGGCGGTTCCGTCACCCTGCCGGCGTCGGACTCCGACGTGGTCAGCAACGCCAGGCTGAAGGTCGACCCGGCCTGCACCGCCGCCGGGTACGGCGTGCACCTGGGCGCCCCGATCATCAACGAGTCCTTCGACTCGGCGAGCGCCGCGCCGTCCGGCTGGTCCGTCGTCGACGCGACCACGCAGGGCGGCTGGGTCTTCAACGACGTCAAGAACCGCGGCAACATGACCGGCGGCTCGGGCAAGTTCGCGATCCTGGACAGTGACGCCTACGGCTCCGGCAAGCACCAGGACAGTGTCCTGCTGTCCCCGGTCGTCGACCTGAGCACGGCCACCGCGCCGATCCTCAAGTTCAACAGCGACTACCGGACGTTCCTGCACGACACCGTCGACGTCGACGTGACGACCGACGGCGGCGCGACCTGGACGAACGTGTGGCACCGGATGGCCGGTCAGAGCCAGCGCGGCCCGGTCACCAACGAGGTGTCCCTCGCGGCCGCCGCGGGTGCCGCCGCGGCGCAGGTCCGCTTCCACTACGTCGGCACCTACGACTACTGGTGGGAGGTCGACGACGTCGTCCTGCAGAACCGCAGCTGCGACCCGACCGCCGGTGGCCTCGTCGTCGGTAACACCTACGACGTGAACACCGGCAAGCCGGTCAACGGCGCGACCGTGACCAGCACCGACAAGCCGGCCGAGAAGGCCACCTCGGCCGCGACCCCGGACGACCCGGGCGCCGACGACGGCTTCTTCTGGCTGTTCTCGACCATCACAGGCCCGCACCCGTTCGGGATTGTGAAATCCGGTTATGTCTCTGACAGCGTCACCGCGAACGTGGTGGCCGACGGTGTCGTGTGCTTCAACAGCTCGCTGAAGGCCGGCCGGCTCGAGATCGACACGGCGAACATCGAGATGTACCAGTCGGTCGGCGCGAACCGCAACACCTACGTGACGGTGAAGAACACCGGTTCGGCCGCAGTCGACGTCACCCTCGGTGAGCAGTCCGGGGCCACCACCCCGACGCTGGCCAAGAAGGGCGCCGGCGTCCGCAACGTCGTCGTCGCCGGCGGCGTGGACAAGGGCTTCGTCGCCGCCGACAGCAAGCCGGGCACCGAGGGGATCACCCACAAGCCGGGCAACCTGAACGCGGCCCTCGACGGCAGCTGGGAGGACGTGGCGGCATTCCCGACCACGATCTCCGACAACACCGCGCTGGGCTACCAGGGCAAGATCTACAACCTCGGCGGCAACTCCGACGGGACGAACACCAGGAAGCTCTGGATCTACGACTCGGCCACCAACGCCTGGACCGCCGGCGCCGACGCGCCCTCGGCCCGCTCGAAGCCGCAGATCGCGATCGTGGGCGGCAAGCTCTACGCCTTCGGTGGCTTCGGCGCCAGCGGCAACAACGCCAGCGTCGACGTGTACGACCTCGCCACCAACACCTGGACCACGGCCGCAGCGACCAACCCGTCCCCGAAGGCCGCCGCCGGTTCGGCCGTCCTCGGCGGCAAGGTCTACCTGGTCGGCGGGTGCGACGGCTCCCAGTGCGGCGACACCTCCGACGTCACGGTGTACGACCCGGCCGCCGGCACGTTCGGCACCGCCGCGGCGTACCCGCACGGCGTCGCGTGGATCGACTGCGCCAACCTGGGCGCCAAGGCGTACTGCGCCGGTGGCACCGCCGCCAGCGCGTACACCGACGGGTACTCCTACGACCCGGCCGCCGACGCGTGGACCCCGATCGCGAACCTGCCGATCGACCTGTGGGGTTCCGGCGGCGCGTCGGCCAACGGCCAGTTCCTGCTGCTGGGCGGCATCACCGGCCAGTCGACGGCGCTGACCAACCGCGGGTTCGCCTACAACCCGGCCGACAACACGTGGACCGAGCTGCCCGAGTCCCGGGTGCCCACCGCGCGTGGCGGCGGGGCCTGCGGCTCGTACAAGGTCGGCGGTTGGACGGGCCCGTTCGAGCCGTCCACCGGCGTCGAGAAGCTGGCCGGCTACGACCAGTGCGGCGCGAGCGGCCCCGGCGGCGGCGACGTCCCGTGGCTGACCGAGACCCCGTCGCAGGTCACCCTGCAGCCGGGCAAGTCGGTCAAGGTCCTCGTCCAGCTGACCGCGACCCCGGAGAAGGGCGTCGCCCAGCCGGGTGACTACCGGGCCGAGCTGGCAGCGAACGGGGCGACCCCGTACACGGCTCCGAAGGTCGACATCCTGATGCACGCCCTGCCGCCGAGCAACTGGAGCAAGCTCACCGGCACCGTCACCGGAACCTCGTGCGCCGGCGGCACCGGCCCGGTCGGCGCGACCGTGCAGGTCAACGGGACGGGCACCAACCAGTTCACGCTGAAGTCGTCGGTCGCCGACGGCAAGTACCAGTACTGGGTGCCGCGCGGCAAGTACCAGATCATCGTCGCGAAGGACGGCTGGATCCCGCAGGTCAAGGACCAGTCGCTCGTCGCGGGTCAGGTGCACACCGTGGACTTCAACCTGCGGCCGTCGAGCCCGTGCACGATGGCCGCACGGGTGATGCTGCAGTAG
- a CDS encoding winged helix-turn-helix domain-containing protein, with translation MCPDLDTLRSLLALPGSQQAVPPPPQMPEPGVVAVGELTMDRRAAQVTWRGSPVELTRLERELLDSLATPVGRVWSYERLYRRVWRSAYLGDASVLHSAIKRLRRKLREAGVAVGVETVRGVGYRLRQTA, from the coding sequence ATGTGCCCCGACCTGGACACGCTGCGTTCCCTGCTCGCGCTGCCCGGCAGCCAGCAGGCCGTGCCGCCGCCTCCGCAGATGCCCGAGCCGGGGGTCGTGGCGGTCGGCGAGCTCACGATGGACCGCCGGGCCGCCCAGGTCACGTGGCGGGGCAGCCCGGTCGAGCTGACCCGGCTCGAGCGCGAGCTGCTCGACAGCCTCGCGACCCCTGTCGGTCGGGTGTGGAGCTACGAGAGGCTGTACCGCAGGGTGTGGCGCTCGGCGTACCTCGGGGACGCTTCGGTGCTGCACTCGGCGATCAAGCGGCTGCGGCGCAAGCTGCGCGAGGCCGGCGTGGCTGTCGGGGTGGAGACGGTGCGGGGCGTGGGTTACCGGTTGCGCCAGACCGCCTGA